The following are from one region of the Syntrophorhabdaceae bacterium genome:
- the larE gene encoding ATP-dependent sacrificial sulfur transferase LarE codes for MDIDSKYGVLKGIIRDLGQVIVAYSGGVDSTFLLKVSVDVLGRENVLAVIASSPIYPGKDIQEAEKTAKTLGSEYVIVETPQLNNYNFFNNSIDRCYYCKQIIIDELLSIGNKKGIINITDGSNLDDMSDFRPGSRACKEKGVVSPLQMAGLTKKEIRELSKVLRLPTAEKPSDACLATRIPYGTPIDKVLLEKIEQSESFIKDLGV; via the coding sequence ATGGACATTGATTCAAAATATGGGGTATTGAAAGGCATCATCAGAGATTTAGGACAGGTGATTGTTGCCTATTCAGGCGGGGTGGACAGCACCTTCCTTCTGAAGGTCTCTGTCGATGTCCTCGGCAGGGAGAATGTCCTTGCCGTCATTGCCTCTTCGCCGATCTATCCGGGCAAAGATATTCAGGAGGCCGAAAAGACTGCAAAGACCCTTGGCTCGGAATATGTGATTGTAGAAACACCCCAGCTAAATAACTATAATTTTTTTAATAATTCAATAGATAGATGTTATTATTGTAAGCAAATTATTATAGATGAGCTGTTATCTATAGGAAATAAAAAAGGAATAATTAATATTACCGATGGTTCGAACCTTGACGATATGTCTGATTTCAGACCCGGAAGCAGGGCATGTAAGGAGAAAGGTGTTGTAAGTCCGCTTCAGATGGCAGGGCTGACAAAAAAGGAGATACGTGAACTTTCAAAGGTCCTCAGGCTCCCTACGGCAGAAAAACCTTCCGATGCCTGTCTCGCAACGAGGATCCCCTATGGGACACCAATTGACAAGGTATTATTGGAGAAGATAGAACAGTCGGAAAGCTTTATAAAAGACCTTGGTGTAAG
- a CDS encoding S1 RNA-binding domain-containing protein, protein MTEENIQDTIPDANTVHSAEEEDFATLFEKSGAASRRLEPGQKVNARIVSISGDFVFIDLGGKSEGVINLNEFLKEDGTYHVSEGDTIDAFFVTFSDGLKRFTSRTKGYSTVDSQGIRNAHEADLPVNGKVISELKGGFEVHVGKIRCFCPFSHIDLKGGRKSELYINQTFPFKILEYKENGRNVILSRRVLLEEEQQERLKAFKESLQTGMEVTGKVRAIQKFGAFVDLGGIDGLIPSSELSWNRAEKAENLLSPGQEVTVKVIAIDWERNRLTLSIKSMQPDPYASAAEKYPIDSMVKGTVVRLESFGAFVNLEPGIDGLIPISKFGTGRRIKHPKEVAEVGQWVEARVIDINAANRKITLSMEQKINFEEIQLPAVSDIVHGTVERVIPAGLFLKIGDYLTGFIPNSEMGTPRGTNHNRMFPPGTTLQTIVIEVDKNRKRVTLSRNKVDEKMEEDTYNSYRDSVKKEEQATGGLGSLGDLLREKWGSIRQ, encoded by the coding sequence ATGACTGAAGAAAACATTCAAGATACCATACCCGACGCAAACACCGTACATAGCGCGGAGGAAGAGGATTTTGCCACGCTTTTTGAAAAAAGCGGGGCAGCTTCCCGAAGACTGGAACCGGGTCAGAAAGTCAATGCGAGGATAGTGAGCATCTCAGGCGATTTTGTCTTTATCGATCTCGGCGGGAAAAGCGAAGGGGTAATAAACCTTAATGAGTTCTTAAAAGAGGACGGCACCTATCATGTAAGCGAAGGCGATACTATCGATGCCTTTTTTGTAACCTTCTCGGATGGTTTGAAAAGATTTACCAGCCGTACCAAAGGATACTCAACGGTTGATTCACAGGGAATCCGCAATGCCCATGAGGCAGACCTGCCGGTGAACGGAAAGGTCATAAGTGAGCTTAAAGGCGGTTTTGAGGTCCATGTCGGCAAGATAAGGTGCTTCTGTCCTTTTTCACATATTGACCTGAAAGGTGGGCGGAAATCCGAGTTATATATCAATCAGACGTTCCCTTTCAAGATCCTCGAATACAAGGAAAATGGACGCAATGTGATCCTTTCACGGAGGGTCCTCCTCGAAGAAGAACAGCAGGAAAGGCTCAAGGCATTCAAGGAAAGTCTCCAGACAGGTATGGAAGTGACAGGGAAGGTCCGCGCAATACAAAAGTTCGGCGCCTTCGTTGACCTCGGTGGTATCGATGGGCTCATTCCATCCAGTGAGCTCTCATGGAATCGCGCTGAAAAGGCTGAAAACCTTCTGTCACCAGGTCAGGAGGTAACGGTAAAGGTTATTGCCATTGACTGGGAAAGGAACCGTCTGACCCTGAGCATAAAATCAATGCAGCCTGACCCCTATGCAAGCGCTGCGGAAAAGTACCCCATCGACAGTATGGTCAAGGGTACCGTTGTCCGGCTTGAAAGTTTTGGCGCCTTTGTGAACCTGGAACCAGGTATAGACGGCCTCATACCGATCTCAAAGTTTGGCACAGGAAGACGTATAAAACATCCGAAAGAGGTTGCGGAGGTCGGACAGTGGGTGGAGGCGCGCGTCATTGACATCAATGCAGCAAACAGAAAAATAACCCTGTCCATGGAACAGAAGATCAATTTCGAAGAGATTCAGCTCCCTGCTGTCAGTGATATCGTTCACGGAACCGTGGAGAGGGTGATACCTGCCGGACTGTTCCTTAAGATAGGCGACTATCTTACCGGGTTCATTCCCAATTCAGAGATGGGAACGCCGCGCGGTACCAACCACAACCGTATGTTCCCACCCGGTACTACCCTCCAGACCATTGTGATCGAGGTCGACAAAAATCGTAAAAGGGTCACGCTGAGCAGAAACAAAGTGGATGAAAAGATGGAAGAAGATACCTACAATTCGTACAGGGACAGCGTGAAGAAAGAAGAGCAGGCAACAGGCGGTCTCGGGAGTCTCGGCGATCTGCTCAGGGAAAAGTGGGGAAGCATACGGCAGTAA
- a CDS encoding FAD/NAD(P)-binding protein, with protein MNDIKNPYLPELATVLRVIEETPNIRSYQVVFNDPERMKSFRFEPGQVGQLSVFGVGESTFVINSPPTRMEYLQFSVMKAGEVTAAIHNLYPGDQIGLRAPLGNWFPYEQMKERNILFIGGGIGLAPLRTLILFMLDHRADYNDITIIYGSRTPPDLCYKDELKEWEERSDVNLILTVDNEFPGWNKRTGFVPTVLKEVAPAPDNTVAITCGPPIMIKFVLEGLAQLGFRDEDIITTLEKRMKCGVGICGRCNIGSRYVCKDGPVFSLAQLKEMPDEV; from the coding sequence ATGAATGACATAAAAAACCCATACCTGCCGGAACTTGCAACCGTATTGCGCGTCATCGAAGAGACGCCGAATATCAGGTCTTACCAGGTGGTATTCAATGACCCGGAGCGGATGAAAAGTTTTCGTTTTGAACCGGGGCAGGTTGGCCAGTTATCGGTTTTTGGTGTTGGTGAGTCGACCTTTGTCATCAATTCACCCCCGACCAGGATGGAATATCTCCAGTTCAGCGTCATGAAGGCAGGAGAGGTTACCGCAGCGATCCATAACCTCTATCCCGGTGATCAGATCGGTTTGCGGGCACCCCTTGGGAACTGGTTCCCCTATGAGCAGATGAAGGAAAGGAATATCCTCTTCATTGGTGGCGGGATCGGTCTGGCGCCCTTGAGGACGCTGATCCTCTTTATGCTCGATCACCGCGCTGATTATAACGATATAACGATCATCTACGGATCACGAACCCCGCCTGACCTCTGCTATAAAGATGAGCTTAAGGAGTGGGAGGAAAGGTCCGATGTCAACCTGATCCTCACCGTGGACAATGAGTTCCCGGGATGGAACAAGAGGACGGGTTTTGTACCGACGGTCCTCAAGGAGGTGGCGCCGGCGCCTGATAATACAGTGGCGATCACATGCGGCCCCCCGATCATGATCAAATTTGTCCTTGAAGGACTGGCTCAACTCGGGTTCAGGGATGAAGATATTATAACAACCCTCGAAAAGAGGATGAAGTGCGGTGTCGGTATCTGCGGCCGCTGCAACATCGGATCCAGGTACGTCTGCAAAGATGGCCCTGTCTTTTCCCTCGCACAGTTGAAAGAGATGCCTGACGAAGTATAA